A genomic region of Apus apus isolate bApuApu2 chromosome 24, bApuApu2.pri.cur, whole genome shotgun sequence contains the following coding sequences:
- the NCLN gene encoding nicalin isoform X2, with protein MLEEAGEVLESVLKASCLPLSFLLVVPAVLLLLGPPPAAEAAHEFTVYRMQQYELGGQPYGTRSAVLNTEARTVEAEVLSRRCVMMRLVDFSYEQYQKALRQSAGAVVIILPRSISSVPQDVVRQFMEIEPEMLAMETIVPVYFAVEDEELLSIYEQTRAASASQGSASAAEVLLHTATANGFQMVTSGAQSKAINDWLIPSVEGRLTGLGGEDLPTVVIVAHYDSFGVAPWLSHGADSNGSGISVLLELARLFSRLYTYRRTHAGYNLLFFASGGGKFNYQGTKRWLEDNLDHTDSSLLQDNVAFVLCLDTLGRGSSLHLHVSKPPKEGTLQHAFLRELEMVVASQFPEVKFSMVHKKINLAEDMLAWEHERFAIRRLPAFTISHLESHRDSLRNSIMDRRARIDTKALIRNTRIIAEALTRVIYNLTDKGAPADLQVFTDQMIQQEQLESVMDWLSSQPRAAQLIDKDSTFLNTLEYYMGRYLKDVKQHHVKADKRDPEFVFYDQLKQVMNAYRVKPAIFDLLLAVCIAAYLGVAYVAVQHFGLLYRMIQRLSIKTKQQ; from the exons ATGCTGGAGGAGGCGGGTGAGGTGCTGGAGTCGGTGCTGAAGGCCTCATGTCTGCCGCTGAGTTTCCTGCTCGTCGtgcctgctgtgctcctgctgctgggcccACCGCCCGCCGCCGAGGCCGCCCACGAGTTCACGGTCTACCGCATGCAGCAGTACGAGCTGGGCGGGCAGCCGTACG GCACCAGGAGTGCAGTGCTGAACACAGAAGCCCGCACTGTGGAAGCAGAGGTCCTGAGCCGCCGCTGTGTCATGATGAGGCTGGTGGATTTCTCCTATGAGCAGTACCAGAAGGCTCTCCGACAGTCAGCTGGGGCTGTGGTGATCATCTTGCCACGATCTATTTCTTCTGTCCCACAGGATGTTGTAAGG CAATTCATGGAGATAGAGCCGGAAATGCTTGCTATGGAAACCATTGTGCCAGTCTACTTTGCAGTGGAAGATGAAGAGCTGCTGTCTATCTATGAGCAAACACGGGCTGCTTCTGCATCGCAGGGCTCTGCTTCGGCTGCAGAAG ttctgctgcacacagcaacTGCCAATGGCTTCCAGATGGTGACCAGCGGGGCTCAAAGCAAAGCTATCAATGATTGGCTCATACCCAGTGTGGAG GGAAGGCTAACAGGACTGGGTGGTGAAGACCTGCCCACCGTTGTGATAGTTGCTCACTATGATTCTTTCGGCGTGGCTCCA TGGCTGTCACATGGTGCTGACTCCAATGGCAGTGGTATCTCAGTGCTACTGGAACTAGCCAGGCTGTTTTCCCGGCTCTACACCTACCGACGTACCCACGCTGG GTATAACTTGCTGTTCTTTGCGTCTGGAGGTGGCAAGTTTAATTATCAAGGAACCAAGCGGTGGCTGGAAGACAATTTGGACCACACTG ATTccagcctgctgcaggacaACGTAGCATTTGTTTTGTGCCTTGATACACTGGGCCGAGGCAGCAGCCTTCATCTCCATGTTTCAAAGCCTCCCAAGGAGGGGACCTTGCAGCATGCTTTTCTGAGAGAATTGGAGATG GTTGTTGCCAGCCAGTTCCCAGAGGTGAAGTTTTCCATGGTGCACAAGAAGATAAACTTGGCTGAGGACATGCTGGCATGGGAGCATGAGCGTTTTGCAATCCGACGCTTGCCAGCATTCACCATCTCCCATCTGGAGAGCCACCGGGACAGCCTGCGGAACAGCATCATGGACAGGAG GGCACGAATAGACACTAAGGCACTAATTAGGAATACTAGGATCATTGCTGAGGCTTTGACAAGGGTCATCTACAACCTAACAGACAAG ggaGCACCTGCAGATCTGCAGGTCTTCACAGATCAGATG atcCAGCAGGAACAACTAGAATCAGTGATGGACTGGCTGAGCAGtcagcccagggctgcccagctgaTTGACAAAGATAGCACCTTCCTTAACACCCTAGAATATTATATGGGTCGCTATCTGAAGGATGTCAAACAGCATCATGTAAAGGCAGACAAACG GGACCCTGAGTTTGTTTTCTATGACCAGCTGAAACAGGTGATGAATGCATACAG GGTCAAGCCAGCAATATTTGACCTCCTGCTGGCTGTCTGTATCGCAGCGTACCTTGGTGTTGCCTATGTTGCAGTGCAG CACTTTGGTCTCCTTTACAGGATGATACAGAGATTATCTATTAAAACGAAGCAGCAGTGA
- the NCLN gene encoding nicalin isoform X1, translating to MLEEAGEVLESVLKASCLPLSFLLVVPAVLLLLGPPPAAEAAHEFTVYRMQQYELGGQPYGTRSAVLNTEARTVEAEVLSRRCVMMRLVDFSYEQYQKALRQSAGAVVIILPRSISSVPQDVVRQFMEIEPEMLAMETIVPVYFAVEDEELLSIYEQTRAASASQGSASAAEVLLHTATANGFQMVTSGAQSKAINDWLIPSVEGRLTGLGGEDLPTVVIVAHYDSFGVAPWLSHGADSNGSGISVLLELARLFSRLYTYRRTHAGYNLLFFASGGGKFNYQGTKRWLEDNLDHTDSSLLQDNVAFVLCLDTLGRGSSLHLHVSKPPKEGTLQHAFLRELEMVVASQFPEVKFSMVHKKINLAEDMLAWEHERFAIRRLPAFTISHLESHRDSLRNSIMDRRARIDTKALIRNTRIIAEALTRVIYNLTDKGAPADLQVFTDQMQIQQEQLESVMDWLSSQPRAAQLIDKDSTFLNTLEYYMGRYLKDVKQHHVKADKRDPEFVFYDQLKQVMNAYRVKPAIFDLLLAVCIAAYLGVAYVAVQHFGLLYRMIQRLSIKTKQQ from the exons ATGCTGGAGGAGGCGGGTGAGGTGCTGGAGTCGGTGCTGAAGGCCTCATGTCTGCCGCTGAGTTTCCTGCTCGTCGtgcctgctgtgctcctgctgctgggcccACCGCCCGCCGCCGAGGCCGCCCACGAGTTCACGGTCTACCGCATGCAGCAGTACGAGCTGGGCGGGCAGCCGTACG GCACCAGGAGTGCAGTGCTGAACACAGAAGCCCGCACTGTGGAAGCAGAGGTCCTGAGCCGCCGCTGTGTCATGATGAGGCTGGTGGATTTCTCCTATGAGCAGTACCAGAAGGCTCTCCGACAGTCAGCTGGGGCTGTGGTGATCATCTTGCCACGATCTATTTCTTCTGTCCCACAGGATGTTGTAAGG CAATTCATGGAGATAGAGCCGGAAATGCTTGCTATGGAAACCATTGTGCCAGTCTACTTTGCAGTGGAAGATGAAGAGCTGCTGTCTATCTATGAGCAAACACGGGCTGCTTCTGCATCGCAGGGCTCTGCTTCGGCTGCAGAAG ttctgctgcacacagcaacTGCCAATGGCTTCCAGATGGTGACCAGCGGGGCTCAAAGCAAAGCTATCAATGATTGGCTCATACCCAGTGTGGAG GGAAGGCTAACAGGACTGGGTGGTGAAGACCTGCCCACCGTTGTGATAGTTGCTCACTATGATTCTTTCGGCGTGGCTCCA TGGCTGTCACATGGTGCTGACTCCAATGGCAGTGGTATCTCAGTGCTACTGGAACTAGCCAGGCTGTTTTCCCGGCTCTACACCTACCGACGTACCCACGCTGG GTATAACTTGCTGTTCTTTGCGTCTGGAGGTGGCAAGTTTAATTATCAAGGAACCAAGCGGTGGCTGGAAGACAATTTGGACCACACTG ATTccagcctgctgcaggacaACGTAGCATTTGTTTTGTGCCTTGATACACTGGGCCGAGGCAGCAGCCTTCATCTCCATGTTTCAAAGCCTCCCAAGGAGGGGACCTTGCAGCATGCTTTTCTGAGAGAATTGGAGATG GTTGTTGCCAGCCAGTTCCCAGAGGTGAAGTTTTCCATGGTGCACAAGAAGATAAACTTGGCTGAGGACATGCTGGCATGGGAGCATGAGCGTTTTGCAATCCGACGCTTGCCAGCATTCACCATCTCCCATCTGGAGAGCCACCGGGACAGCCTGCGGAACAGCATCATGGACAGGAG GGCACGAATAGACACTAAGGCACTAATTAGGAATACTAGGATCATTGCTGAGGCTTTGACAAGGGTCATCTACAACCTAACAGACAAG ggaGCACCTGCAGATCTGCAGGTCTTCACAGATCAGATG cagatcCAGCAGGAACAACTAGAATCAGTGATGGACTGGCTGAGCAGtcagcccagggctgcccagctgaTTGACAAAGATAGCACCTTCCTTAACACCCTAGAATATTATATGGGTCGCTATCTGAAGGATGTCAAACAGCATCATGTAAAGGCAGACAAACG GGACCCTGAGTTTGTTTTCTATGACCAGCTGAAACAGGTGATGAATGCATACAG GGTCAAGCCAGCAATATTTGACCTCCTGCTGGCTGTCTGTATCGCAGCGTACCTTGGTGTTGCCTATGTTGCAGTGCAG CACTTTGGTCTCCTTTACAGGATGATACAGAGATTATCTATTAAAACGAAGCAGCAGTGA